The segment ATAAGTCCCCGGAGAAGCGGCGAGTCCAACAATCCCGCCATGCGACTGTACAAATTCGACACCGATACAGGGCAGGTACGTGCGCTccgattctctctctctcactctctctcgctctaatCCCGGTGCTGCCGGGAGAATAAACCACTAATTGGATCCCGGATCCCCCACAGGTCTTAGACTACACGCAGTACTACCTAGACTTAGAGCAGGCCAACAAGCTGGAGGAAGCCGTGTGGCAGCCCGAGTACAACCTCACCACCTACTACTACGGGCTGAGCGATGTGTCGTCCGTCGCCCTGCACAACCTGGCCGATCGGTTCAACAACGCGGACGACGCGCAGTTTATGAAGTAAGTCGCGACCCGCGCCCTTTCAGTGACCTTTCGACCGGCGGGATATTCCGTGAATCCCGCCGCCGGATCGGAGCGAGATAAATAACACttccggaccaccggaagcgacctCCGCGAACGGGTGTCCCCAATTTCGCCGGCATCGCCTCCGAAATCCTGGCTCACTGCTGCGCACTATTTTCACCTAATCCCATTTACGATGGCCGGAGGATTTCTTATCACCAAAACACTCGTGATTTGCGGGAATCGTCCCCTTTTGGCTGGTTCCAAAAACTGAAAGGATAAATTTTTGGCGCTCACGGTCGCGACGAGCCGATTCCGAGCCAAACGAGCCATGACCGTGATCCTCTCTCGAGCTCTGTCCTTGTCTTACGGTTGCCGATTGCCGCGAAGCCGAAACGCCGAAAACATCCATAATGCCGATCCCGGGGGCTACCAAAATCGCGGGCTGCCAACCGAACGATCTAAGCCATAGATTACCGGAGAAGTTAGTtcgcagttttttttctcctttttttgggttcccATCCGCCGCTTACTTCGACGATGTAACTTGAAGTCTGAAGATCCGGTGAGACGTGAGGGTTTTAGCGAAGAACCTCATCCCCATCGACGGGGTGCGCTCGGTCGAAAGACCGGAAGGGTCTGCGCCTACGAAGACGAATGGGACCGGGTCCGTGGATGATCCCAGGATTGG is part of the Anopheles bellator unplaced genomic scaffold, idAnoBellAS_SP24_06.2 scaffold02208_ctg1, whole genome shotgun sequence genome and harbors:
- the LOC131214742 gene encoding acid sphingomyelinase-like phosphodiesterase 3a, which codes for KPVSWMMIAPSISPRRSGESNNPAMRLYKFDTDTGQVLDYTQYYLDLEQANKLEEAVWQPEYNLTTYYYGLSDVSSVALHNLADRFNNADDAQFM